One Microbacterium sp. W4I20 DNA window includes the following coding sequences:
- the hisF gene encoding imidazole glycerol phosphate synthase subunit HisF codes for MTLASRVIPCLDVADGRVVKGVNFENLRDMGDPVALARHYAAQGADEITFLDVTATVDARATTYDVVQRTAEQVFVPLTVGGGVRSVDDVARLLAVGADKVGVNSAAIARPDLLGEIADRFGAQVLVLSLDVKRADTTPSGFVVTTHGGRTQTTLDALVWAREAAERGAGELLVNSIDADGTRDGFDLELVRLMREIATVPVIASGGAGKAADFAPAIKAGADAVLAASVFHTGALTVGDVKDALRAEGVLVR; via the coding sequence ATGACGCTCGCCAGCCGCGTCATCCCCTGTCTGGATGTGGCCGACGGCCGCGTCGTCAAGGGTGTCAACTTCGAGAACCTGCGCGACATGGGCGATCCGGTCGCGCTCGCCCGGCACTACGCGGCGCAGGGCGCCGATGAGATCACCTTCCTCGATGTGACGGCGACCGTCGACGCCCGGGCGACGACCTACGACGTCGTGCAGCGCACCGCCGAGCAGGTCTTCGTCCCGCTCACGGTGGGCGGGGGAGTGCGCAGCGTCGACGACGTCGCACGTCTGCTCGCCGTGGGCGCCGACAAGGTGGGCGTCAACTCCGCCGCGATCGCCCGCCCTGACCTGCTCGGCGAGATCGCGGATCGGTTCGGTGCCCAGGTGCTCGTGCTGTCCCTCGACGTGAAGCGGGCCGACACGACGCCGTCGGGCTTCGTCGTCACCACCCACGGCGGCCGCACGCAGACGACGCTCGACGCGCTCGTCTGGGCGCGGGAGGCCGCGGAGCGCGGAGCCGGCGAGCTGCTGGTGAACTCGATCGACGCCGACGGCACCCGCGACGGCTTCGACCTCGAGTTGGTCCGTCTCATGCGCGAGATCGCGACGGTCCCGGTGATCGCCTCCGGCGGCGCGGGGAAGGCCGCGGACTTCGCCCCGGCCATCAAGGCGGGAGCGGATGCCGTCCTCGCCGCGAGCGTGTTCCACACCGGGGCGCTCACGGTCGGCGATGTCAAGGACGCGCTGCGCGCGGAAGGAGTGCTGGTCCGGTGA
- the rpe gene encoding ribulose-phosphate 3-epimerase translates to MELPSAPRINPSILAADFVNLQADLARIASADFAHVDVMDNHFVPNLTFGPQMVERIQATSPIPLDVHLMITDPDRWAPGYAEIGASSVTFHLEAAADPIALARRLRDIGARAGIAIKPDTPADGLYSVLEEFDQILVMTVEPGFGGQGFMQETMPKLRSLAEEARRRGSQVWLQVDGGISDSTIEMAAAAGADTFVAGSAVYGADDIEAAVTRLRDRARAASLDG, encoded by the coding sequence GTGGAACTCCCCAGCGCCCCGCGCATCAACCCCAGCATCCTGGCGGCCGACTTCGTGAACCTGCAGGCCGATCTCGCCCGCATCGCGTCGGCGGACTTCGCGCACGTCGATGTGATGGACAATCACTTCGTCCCGAACCTGACGTTCGGACCGCAGATGGTCGAGCGCATCCAGGCGACCAGCCCGATCCCGCTCGATGTGCACCTCATGATCACCGACCCCGACCGCTGGGCGCCCGGTTACGCGGAGATCGGCGCGTCGAGCGTCACGTTCCACCTCGAGGCGGCGGCGGATCCGATCGCCCTCGCTCGACGCCTCCGTGACATCGGCGCCCGTGCCGGCATCGCGATCAAGCCCGACACCCCCGCGGACGGCCTGTACTCGGTCCTGGAGGAGTTCGACCAGATCCTGGTGATGACGGTCGAGCCGGGGTTCGGCGGTCAGGGGTTCATGCAGGAGACCATGCCGAAGCTCCGCTCTCTCGCCGAGGAAGCGAGACGACGCGGGTCGCAGGTGTGGCTGCAGGTCGACGGCGGCATCTCCGACAGCACCATCGAGATGGCGGCAGCCGCAGGGGCCGACACGTTCGTCGCGGGTTCTGCGGTGTACGGCGCGGACGACATCGAGGCGGCCGTCACCCGGCTCAGAGACCGCGCCCGAGCCGCTAGCCTTGACGGGTGA
- the hisI gene encoding phosphoribosyl-AMP cyclohydrolase, with product MSTVEERIGQVAFNADGLAPVIVQQWDTHEVLMLAWVDAEALRRTLTSGRATYWSRSRQEYWRKGDTSGHIQVVREARLDCDGDAILLLVDQTGPACHTGTHTCFDTTDLDAVVGTAAP from the coding sequence GTGAGTACCGTCGAGGAACGAATCGGCCAGGTCGCCTTCAACGCCGACGGGCTCGCCCCCGTCATCGTGCAGCAGTGGGACACCCATGAGGTGCTGATGCTCGCCTGGGTCGACGCGGAGGCGCTGCGCCGGACGCTGACTTCGGGCCGCGCGACCTACTGGTCGCGGTCCCGCCAGGAGTACTGGCGCAAGGGCGATACCTCCGGCCACATCCAGGTCGTCCGGGAAGCCCGCCTGGACTGCGACGGCGACGCCATCCTGCTCCTGGTCGACCAGACCGGCCCGGCCTGCCACACCGGCACGCACACCTGCTTCGACACGACGGATCTCGACGCGGTCGTGGGAACGGCCGCGCCGTGA
- a CDS encoding HGxxPAAW family protein: MTNPIADPGHGHSPAAWTAVVIMLVGFTAATVAFCFEQPLLVWITAALIPIGAIVGWVLARAGYGVKGPKYSPKAH, from the coding sequence ATGACCAACCCGATCGCTGACCCCGGCCACGGACACTCGCCTGCGGCCTGGACCGCCGTCGTGATCATGCTCGTCGGCTTCACCGCCGCGACCGTCGCGTTCTGCTTCGAGCAGCCCCTCCTGGTCTGGATCACCGCGGCGCTCATCCCGATCGGCGCGATCGTCGGCTGGGTGCTCGCCCGGGCCGGTTACGGCGTGAAGGGTCCGAAGTACTCTCCGAAGGCACACTAA
- a CDS encoding Trp biosynthesis-associated membrane protein: MTLARRGRSIAVSGFLLAGAIGIISSTQTWLTVERADAGEAILVPGASALVLLAPLSLAVLALGAALSIAAKPVRLVFGVLAGAASVFLGWSTLQVLLTAPLSAVAPAVTEATGLAGGDALSDVVRAIVPSAWPVIALVGWVILLAASVVVLLTWRGWKTGGRRYRTDNAEHTAHEGPVDAVDSWDELSRGTDPTR; encoded by the coding sequence GTGACGCTCGCGCGCCGCGGTCGGTCGATCGCCGTCTCCGGGTTCCTGCTCGCGGGGGCCATCGGCATCATCTCCTCGACGCAGACCTGGCTGACGGTCGAACGGGCCGACGCCGGCGAGGCGATCCTGGTCCCCGGTGCATCGGCACTGGTGCTGCTGGCGCCGCTGAGCCTGGCGGTGCTGGCGCTCGGCGCCGCGCTGTCGATCGCCGCCAAGCCCGTGCGGCTCGTCTTCGGCGTACTCGCCGGCGCAGCATCCGTGTTCCTGGGCTGGTCGACGCTCCAGGTGCTGCTGACCGCGCCCCTCAGCGCCGTGGCACCCGCGGTGACCGAGGCGACGGGCCTGGCCGGCGGCGACGCCCTCAGCGACGTCGTCCGGGCCATCGTGCCTTCGGCGTGGCCGGTCATCGCCCTGGTGGGCTGGGTGATCCTGCTCGCCGCCTCCGTCGTCGTGCTCCTGACCTGGCGCGGCTGGAAGACCGGCGGCCGCCGCTACCGCACCGACAACGCCGAGCACACCGCACACGAGGGACCGGTCGATGCGGTCGATTCCTGGGACGAGCTGTCCCGCGGAACCGATCCGACACGGTGA
- the trpC gene encoding indole-3-glycerol phosphate synthase TrpC, whose translation MLADLTAGAVADAERRALSRPLAVVEREALARPAAKDALSFLAPADRVKIIAEVKRASPSRGALAEIPDPALQASLYETGGASAISVLTEERRFGGSLADLEAVTARVSLPVLRKDFIANRYQVLEARAAGADLVLLIVAGLEPAVLRDLFGFITELGMTPLVETHAADELEAAIDLGAPLIGVNARDLKTLELDRDLFGRLVERIPDTAVKIAESAVLTPDDVVHYRSAGADVVLIGEALVTGDPVATLKSFLEAS comes from the coding sequence GTGCTCGCCGACCTGACGGCCGGCGCTGTCGCAGACGCAGAGCGTCGCGCCCTGTCGCGTCCTCTCGCCGTCGTGGAACGAGAGGCTCTCGCGCGGCCCGCCGCCAAGGACGCCCTGTCGTTCCTCGCGCCCGCCGATCGCGTGAAGATCATCGCCGAGGTGAAGCGGGCGAGCCCGTCGCGCGGCGCTCTGGCCGAGATTCCCGACCCTGCACTGCAGGCGTCGCTCTACGAGACCGGGGGAGCCTCGGCGATCAGCGTCCTCACCGAGGAGCGGCGGTTCGGCGGCAGCCTCGCCGACCTCGAGGCGGTCACCGCTCGCGTCTCGCTGCCGGTGCTGCGCAAGGACTTCATCGCCAACCGCTATCAGGTGCTCGAAGCACGAGCAGCCGGTGCGGATCTCGTGCTGCTGATCGTCGCCGGCCTGGAGCCCGCGGTGCTGCGTGACCTGTTCGGGTTCATCACCGAACTCGGGATGACGCCTCTGGTCGAGACTCACGCCGCCGACGAGCTCGAAGCCGCGATCGATCTCGGTGCGCCGCTGATCGGCGTCAACGCGCGGGACCTGAAGACCCTCGAACTCGACCGCGATTTGTTCGGCCGCCTCGTCGAGCGCATCCCCGACACCGCGGTGAAGATCGCCGAGTCGGCTGTCCTCACACCCGATGATGTCGTGCACTATCGCTCCGCCGGCGCCGACGTGGTCCTGATCGGCGAGGCGCTGGTCACCGGCGATCCGGTCGCCACCCTGAAGAGCTTCCTGGAGGCATCGTGA
- the trpA gene encoding tryptophan synthase subunit alpha, with protein sequence MSRVEHALARAHAAGRSAFVGYLPVGFPDLETSIQAAIALAENGVDIIELGPPYSDPVMDGAIIQEATTQALAAGFTTADLFTAIRAITAATDVPVLVMTYWNPVMQYGVDRYADDLLAAGGAGLITPDITPDVAGEWIAASERTGLDRVFLAAPTSTDERLDLVVKSSTGFVYTVSTMGITGERTELDRAARTLVGRLREHGATRACVGIGISTAEQIAGVSEYADGAIVGTALVRALRDGGIPALAEVTRNLASGTSSERPDHEN encoded by the coding sequence ATGAGCCGCGTGGAACACGCCCTCGCCCGCGCGCACGCCGCCGGACGCAGTGCATTCGTCGGCTATCTGCCCGTCGGGTTCCCCGACCTCGAGACCAGCATCCAGGCCGCCATCGCCCTCGCCGAGAACGGCGTCGACATCATCGAACTCGGCCCGCCCTACAGCGACCCGGTGATGGACGGCGCGATCATCCAGGAGGCGACGACCCAGGCGCTGGCCGCCGGATTCACGACCGCCGACCTCTTCACGGCGATCCGCGCGATCACCGCCGCGACCGACGTCCCGGTGCTCGTCATGACCTACTGGAACCCCGTCATGCAGTACGGCGTCGACCGCTACGCCGACGATCTGCTCGCGGCCGGCGGCGCCGGACTCATCACGCCCGACATCACGCCCGATGTCGCGGGGGAGTGGATCGCCGCCAGCGAGCGCACCGGTCTCGACCGGGTCTTCCTCGCCGCGCCCACTTCGACGGACGAACGCCTCGACCTGGTCGTGAAGTCCTCCACGGGCTTCGTCTACACGGTGTCGACCATGGGCATCACGGGGGAGCGCACCGAGCTCGACCGCGCGGCCCGCACCCTGGTGGGCCGGCTCCGCGAGCACGGGGCGACGCGGGCCTGCGTCGGCATCGGCATCTCGACGGCCGAGCAGATCGCGGGCGTCTCCGAATACGCGGACGGCGCGATCGTCGGCACCGCGCTGGTCCGAGCCCTGCGCGACGGCGGCATCCCCGCTCTCGCCGAGGTCACCCGAAACCTGGCATCCGGCACGTCGTCGGAACGCCCCGATCACGAGAACTAG
- a CDS encoding RsmB/NOP family class I SAM-dependent RNA methyltransferase, with amino-acid sequence MTGAEQGRGPRRPRGDQRSGSGGRQGGARKPNDASSGQRGPSRTVQPARRVAFDVLRAVSDSDAYANLLLPAAIADAGLSPQDAALATELTYGTLRRRGLYDAIIAAAADRATDGIDSAVLDALRLAVHQLLATRVAPHAAVNESVNLVATVSGRGASSFANAVLRRITRETPEQWQERIEQDARSDDERLALRSAHPVWIIRALRRALAAEGRSEELEALLAADNVSPEVTLVALPGLAEPAEPRRPFAATAFGSPGGDPRHSVSASGGTVRVQDEGSQLVALALADVLPIREGERWLDLCAGPGGKTALLAAIARQHGAVLEANEIVPTRARLVRNALRAVPGDVVVHEQDGRELAATHAGQFDRILVDAPCTGLGALRRRPEARWRKTPADVAELVPLQVDLLSAALEALAPGGVVAYVTCSPHLAETVGVVQEVLRGRTDITELDARAAISQLARSPIDLAEDGRTGSGSAQLWPHRHGTDAMFLALLQREGSATDRPKEH; translated from the coding sequence ATGACCGGAGCAGAGCAGGGGAGAGGGCCCCGCCGACCACGCGGCGACCAGAGGTCCGGAAGCGGTGGACGCCAGGGCGGAGCACGGAAGCCGAACGACGCATCCTCCGGACAGCGCGGCCCGTCGCGCACCGTTCAGCCGGCGCGACGGGTGGCGTTCGACGTGCTGCGCGCCGTATCGGACTCCGACGCCTATGCGAATCTGCTGCTGCCGGCGGCGATCGCCGACGCTGGACTCTCACCGCAGGATGCCGCCCTCGCGACCGAGCTGACGTACGGCACCCTGCGACGCCGCGGCCTCTACGACGCGATCATCGCGGCAGCCGCCGACCGTGCGACCGACGGCATCGACTCGGCGGTGCTCGATGCGCTCCGGCTCGCCGTGCACCAGCTGCTCGCCACGCGCGTCGCGCCGCACGCGGCCGTCAACGAGTCCGTGAACCTCGTGGCGACGGTCTCGGGCCGCGGCGCGTCGAGCTTCGCCAACGCCGTGCTCCGACGCATCACGCGTGAGACGCCGGAGCAGTGGCAGGAGCGGATCGAGCAGGACGCCCGCTCCGACGATGAGCGGCTCGCGCTGCGGTCGGCGCACCCGGTGTGGATCATCCGGGCGCTGCGACGGGCGCTGGCGGCCGAAGGGCGTTCGGAGGAGCTCGAGGCGCTCCTCGCAGCGGACAACGTCTCGCCCGAGGTGACGCTGGTCGCGCTGCCCGGACTCGCGGAGCCGGCTGAGCCCCGACGTCCGTTCGCCGCCACCGCCTTCGGGTCACCCGGCGGCGATCCGCGGCACTCCGTCTCGGCATCCGGTGGCACCGTCCGCGTGCAGGACGAGGGCTCGCAGCTGGTCGCCCTCGCCCTCGCCGACGTCCTGCCGATCCGCGAGGGGGAGCGCTGGCTCGACCTCTGCGCCGGGCCCGGAGGCAAGACCGCGCTGCTCGCGGCGATCGCCCGTCAGCACGGCGCTGTGCTGGAGGCCAACGAGATCGTGCCGACCCGCGCCCGCCTCGTGCGCAACGCCCTGCGCGCCGTCCCGGGCGACGTCGTCGTCCACGAGCAGGATGGCCGCGAACTCGCCGCCACCCACGCGGGGCAGTTCGACAGGATCCTCGTCGACGCACCCTGCACCGGTCTCGGCGCGCTCCGACGACGCCCCGAGGCGCGGTGGAGGAAGACTCCGGCAGACGTGGCCGAGCTCGTGCCGCTGCAGGTGGATCTGCTCAGCGCCGCCCTCGAGGCGCTCGCACCCGGCGGCGTCGTCGCGTACGTGACCTGCTCGCCGCACCTCGCTGAGACCGTGGGTGTCGTGCAGGAGGTGCTCCGCGGGCGCACCGACATCACCGAGCTCGATGCCCGTGCTGCGATCTCGCAGCTCGCCCGATCGCCGATCGACCTCGCCGAGGACGGTCGAACCGGATCCGGCAGCGCCCAGCTCTGGCCGCACCGTCATGGCACCGACGCCATGTTCCTCGCGCTGCTGCAGCGCGAGGGTTCCGCGACCGACCGACCGAAGGAACACTAG
- the hisG gene encoding ATP phosphoribosyltransferase — translation MLRIAVPNKGSLSETAADMLAEAGYAGRRDPKTLHVVDAENDVEFFFLRPKDIATYVGSGAIDVGITGRDLLLDARMPGAREIEALGFAGSTFRFAAPAGKYTDVSELDGLRIATSYPGLVDAFLDERGIAVDLVPLDGAVESAVRLGVADAVADVVETGTTLRQAGLDVFGPVILQSEAVLIAGPVDAEGSETLLRRLRGVMVARRFVMIDYDLPVALLDDAVKIAGGVESPTVSPLRDPEWVAVRVMVARSRVNHVMDALYALGARAILVTAIHNARL, via the coding sequence ATGCTGCGCATCGCTGTTCCGAACAAGGGCTCGCTCTCCGAGACCGCCGCCGACATGCTCGCCGAGGCCGGCTACGCCGGTCGCCGCGACCCCAAGACCCTTCATGTCGTCGACGCCGAGAACGACGTCGAATTCTTCTTCCTCCGTCCGAAGGACATCGCCACCTACGTGGGATCCGGCGCCATCGACGTGGGCATCACCGGCCGTGATCTGCTCCTCGACGCACGGATGCCGGGGGCACGGGAGATCGAGGCGCTCGGCTTCGCCGGCTCCACCTTCCGCTTCGCCGCACCCGCCGGCAAGTACACCGACGTCTCCGAGCTCGACGGCCTGCGCATCGCGACGTCGTACCCGGGCCTGGTCGACGCGTTCCTCGACGAGCGCGGCATCGCGGTCGACCTGGTGCCGCTCGACGGAGCCGTGGAGTCGGCGGTGCGCCTCGGCGTCGCGGATGCCGTGGCCGACGTCGTGGAGACCGGCACCACGCTCCGCCAGGCAGGCCTCGACGTGTTCGGACCGGTGATCCTGCAGTCCGAGGCCGTGCTCATCGCGGGACCGGTCGACGCAGAGGGTTCGGAGACGCTGCTGCGGAGGCTCCGCGGCGTGATGGTGGCGCGGCGATTCGTGATGATCGACTACGACCTGCCGGTCGCCCTCCTCGACGATGCGGTGAAGATCGCCGGGGGCGTGGAGTCGCCGACCGTGTCTCCGCTGCGCGACCCGGAGTGGGTGGCGGTGCGCGTCATGGTCGCGCGGTCGAGGGTCAACCACGTGATGGACGCTCTGTACGCGCTCGGCGCGCGGGCCATCCTCGTCACCGCGATCCACAACGCGAGGCTCTGA
- a CDS encoding phosphoribosyl-ATP diphosphatase → MKTFDELFAELSAKAETRPEGSRTIAELDGGVHTIGKKIVEEAAEVWMASEYESDEAAAEEISQLLYHLQVMMLAKGLSLQDVYRHL, encoded by the coding sequence GTGAAGACTTTCGACGAGCTGTTCGCCGAGCTCAGCGCCAAGGCCGAGACCCGTCCTGAGGGATCCCGGACCATCGCCGAGCTCGACGGCGGCGTGCACACGATCGGCAAGAAGATCGTCGAAGAGGCCGCCGAGGTCTGGATGGCGTCCGAGTACGAGTCCGACGAAGCCGCTGCCGAAGAGATCTCGCAGCTGCTCTACCACCTGCAGGTGATGATGCTCGCGAAGGGCCTCAGTCTGCAGGACGTCTACCGACATCTGTGA
- the trpB gene encoding tryptophan synthase subunit beta — protein MSLRDQHGPYFGEFGGRYMPESLIAAIDELTVAYEAAVADPDFRAELAHLLSSYAGRPSAITEVQRFAAHAGGARVFLKREDLNHTGSHKINNVLGQALLTKRLGKTRVIAETGAGQHGVATATAAALFGLDCTIYMGEVDTERQALNVARMRLLGAEVVPVTSGSRTLKDAINDAYRDWVASVETTNYVFGTAAGPHPFPAMVRDFQKIIGEEARQQLLDEVGRLPDAVLACVGGGSNAIGMFDAFLDDEGVKLYGVEAAGDGVDTDRHAASIERGRPGVLHGSRTYVLQNQDGQTIESHSISAGLDYPGVGPEHSWLADIGRAEYIPATDDEAMQALRLLSRTEGIIPAIESAHALAGALRIGRELGPDAVIAVCLSGRGDKDMDTAARYFELYDEAALAHDVSDESAEEDLASKGEPQL, from the coding sequence GTGAGTCTGCGCGATCAGCACGGCCCCTACTTCGGCGAGTTCGGCGGGCGGTACATGCCCGAGTCGCTGATCGCCGCGATCGACGAGCTGACCGTCGCGTACGAGGCGGCCGTCGCGGATCCGGACTTCCGTGCCGAGCTCGCGCACCTGCTGAGCTCGTACGCCGGGCGGCCGTCAGCGATCACGGAAGTGCAGCGGTTCGCCGCGCACGCCGGCGGCGCGCGCGTGTTCCTCAAGCGCGAGGACCTGAACCACACCGGCTCGCACAAGATCAACAACGTGCTCGGTCAGGCGCTGCTCACGAAGCGGCTCGGCAAGACCCGCGTGATCGCCGAGACGGGTGCCGGTCAGCACGGCGTCGCCACGGCGACGGCTGCGGCACTGTTCGGCCTCGACTGCACGATCTACATGGGCGAGGTCGACACCGAGCGGCAGGCGCTCAACGTCGCCCGCATGCGTCTGCTCGGCGCGGAGGTGGTCCCCGTCACATCCGGATCGCGCACCCTGAAAGACGCGATCAACGACGCCTACCGCGACTGGGTCGCCTCGGTCGAGACCACCAACTACGTCTTCGGCACGGCCGCGGGGCCGCATCCGTTCCCCGCCATGGTCCGTGACTTCCAGAAGATCATCGGCGAGGAGGCGCGCCAGCAGCTGCTCGACGAGGTCGGTCGCCTTCCCGATGCGGTGCTGGCGTGCGTGGGCGGCGGATCCAACGCGATCGGCATGTTCGACGCCTTCCTCGACGACGAGGGCGTCAAGCTCTACGGAGTGGAGGCGGCTGGCGACGGCGTCGACACCGACCGTCACGCGGCGTCGATCGAGCGCGGGCGCCCGGGAGTCCTGCACGGCTCGCGGACCTATGTGCTCCAGAACCAGGATGGGCAGACGATCGAGTCGCACTCGATCTCGGCCGGACTCGACTACCCCGGTGTCGGCCCCGAGCACTCCTGGCTCGCGGACATCGGCCGTGCCGAGTACATTCCTGCCACCGACGACGAGGCCATGCAGGCCCTCCGCCTGCTGAGCCGGACCGAGGGAATCATTCCGGCGATCGAATCCGCTCATGCCCTCGCGGGCGCGCTGCGCATCGGCCGCGAGCTGGGTCCGGATGCCGTCATCGCCGTCTGCCTCTCCGGACGCGGCGATAAGGACATGGACACCGCGGCGCGGTACTTCGAGCTGTACGACGAAGCCGCTCTCGCGCACGACGTCAGCGACGAGAGCGCCGAAGAAGACCTGGCCTCGAAGGGGGAGCCGCAGCTATGA
- the lgt gene encoding prolipoprotein diacylglyceryl transferase, protein MSLALHSTFNGVLASIPSPPVSFIDLGPIRIHFYALCIIAGIIAATLLTNRRLTKRGAEPWVVIDISILAVPIAIIGARVFHVLTHPNFYFGEGRNTWNPFEPGSVWAIWEGGIAIFGALIGGAIGAYLGCRWTGIRFWTFADALAPGLLLAQAMGRFGNWFNKELFGLPTDLPWGLEIPADNSAFPAGLPEGTLFHPTFLYEVLWNGLGVIVLLWLGRKLFFQWGRLFAIYLIWYSAGRVVWESIRIDPSEIILGLRSNVWAAIIGIVVGIAILIVQTRRHPGLEPSPYQPGRGRTDEGADVESQDNPSDFVDVSEPPAEEVTAGASATSTAPTDSEGSR, encoded by the coding sequence ATGTCCCTCGCGCTTCACAGCACCTTCAACGGCGTGCTCGCCAGCATCCCGAGCCCTCCGGTGTCCTTCATCGATCTGGGTCCGATCCGGATCCACTTCTACGCGCTCTGCATCATCGCCGGCATCATCGCCGCCACGCTGCTGACGAATCGCCGCCTCACGAAGCGCGGCGCCGAACCGTGGGTCGTGATCGACATCTCGATCCTGGCCGTTCCGATCGCCATCATCGGTGCGCGCGTCTTCCACGTGCTGACGCACCCGAACTTCTACTTCGGTGAGGGCAGGAACACCTGGAACCCGTTCGAGCCCGGTTCCGTCTGGGCGATCTGGGAGGGGGGTATCGCCATCTTCGGCGCCCTCATCGGCGGCGCGATCGGCGCCTATCTCGGATGCCGGTGGACAGGCATCCGCTTCTGGACCTTCGCCGACGCTCTCGCGCCCGGTCTGCTCCTCGCTCAGGCGATGGGCCGGTTCGGCAACTGGTTCAACAAGGAGCTGTTCGGTCTTCCGACCGATCTGCCGTGGGGTCTCGAGATCCCCGCCGACAACTCGGCCTTCCCCGCCGGCCTTCCGGAGGGCACGCTCTTCCACCCCACCTTCCTCTACGAAGTGCTCTGGAACGGTCTCGGCGTGATCGTGCTGCTGTGGCTCGGCCGCAAGCTCTTCTTCCAGTGGGGCCGTCTGTTCGCGATCTACCTGATCTGGTACAGCGCCGGCCGTGTCGTCTGGGAGTCGATCCGCATCGACCCGAGCGAGATCATCCTGGGCCTGCGCAGCAACGTCTGGGCCGCGATCATCGGCATCGTCGTCGGTATCGCGATCCTCATCGTGCAGACGCGTCGTCACCCGGGCCTCGAGCCGTCGCCCTACCAGCCCGGCCGCGGACGGACCGACGAAGGCGCTGATGTAGAATCGCAGGACAATCCCTCCGATTTCGTCGACGTGAGCGAGCCTCCGGCCGAAGAAGTCACCGCAGGAGCCAGCGCCACAAGCACCGCTCCCACGGACTCGGAAGGCTCTCGCTAG